DNA sequence from the Rhodothermales bacterium genome:
CGTTATCGAGCCGCATGTACCGCGTGTCGGCATACCGCGGCATCCCGACGGCGCGGAAGTCTCGCCCTTCCTTGTCGGTGTCGGTCACGGTGAAGGAGCCCGTGAGGCCGTGAAACGCCGTCGGCGCGCCGCCGGACGCGTCGTCGGCGATGGCAATGTCCGGGCCTTCGACGAACGAGATTTCGTAGGTCCACACCCCGGTTTCGTCAGGCACGAAATGCGCGCGCCAGACCGAGCCGGCGATGGCGCTGGTCTCGGCGGCGTTGCCGTCCGCCGCGAAGTATCCGGGCACGACGTACGAGGTGCCGTTATGGGTGAAGGTGACGTCGAGCCGGTAGTTGAGAAAGGGGTTGTACGCATCCACCTCGGAGGCCGCCGGCCCGTCCATTTGCAGCGTGATGGGATGCCAGAGGCGCTTTTCGCCGAGGATCTGAACGCCCTGCCGGCTCGGGACCGGCCGGCAGCGGGCGCTCAGAACGAAGAAGGGGGCCATGCATACCAGCGCAAAGGCGGCATAACGGCGAAGGGCCTGGCGCCGGATGGCGTAGGGAACCGAGGCGACAGAGTAGCCGGTTACGGTCATGGGCTCTCGGAGCCTTGCGCTCCGCGGGAATAGGCCTGAAGGGCGTCGTGGCGCGATACAAAACGACGAGCCATGGTACATCCCGAGGTAGGGGATGCGTATGCGCCAAACCGACAGACCTGATGGGAGCTTTGTAGCAACTTGGTGTGGACGAATTGCCGGCCCGAGGATGTAACCGATTGACGTATCCGGGGTACTAAAGGGCGTCCTTTTAAATCATCCGGTACGATCATCATGACGGACAAGCGCCATCCATCGAACGAGACCGATCTACGCAGCCGGCTGACCCCGGAGCAGTATCACGTGACGCAGGAGAAGGGGACCGAGCGTGCATTCACCGGCGTGTACTGGGACAACAAGGACGCCGGCATGTATCGCTGCGTCGTGTGCAACGAGCCGCTCTTCGATGCGGACACGAAATACGATTCCGGCTCGGGCTGGCCGAGTTTTTACCAGCCGACGGACCGCAAGAAGGTGAAGGAGCACGCCGACTTCAGCCACGGCATGCATCGCGTGGAGGTGACCTGCACGTCGTGCGGCGCCCACCTCGGCCATGTCTTCAACGACGGCCCCAACCCCACCGGGCTCCGTTATTGCATCAACTCCGCCGCGCTGGATTTCGAGAAAAAGGAGTAAGGGGGAGGGGGAGCGCCCTTCGGGCGCGGTCACTGGTCATTGCGCCCTTCGGGCGCGGTCACTGGTCATTGCGCCCTTCGGGCGCGGTCACTGGTCATGGCGCCCTTTGGGCGCGGTCACTGGTCATGGCGCCCTTTGGGCGCGGTCGTTACGCCCTTTGGGCGCGGTCACTGGTCATGGCGCCCTTCGGGCGCGGTCGTTACGCCCTTTGGGCGCGGTCACTGGTCATTGGTCATCGGGCGCTGGTATAGTGAGCCAGCATGGAGCGACGCATTCGACCAATGACCGCGAGCGTAGCGAGCCATGTTCCTGAAGCCTAGTGCCCAGTGCCCAGTGACCAATGACAGCGAGCGTAGCGAGCCCTGACAGCTCGCGTAGCGAGCCCCGCCGGCCGTTCAGAGATTCCCCCTGAGCGCCTGTTCACGCTCGATGGCTTCGAAGAGGGCCTTGAAGTTGCCTTTGCCGAACGAGCGGGCGCCTTTGCGCTGGATCAGTTCGTAAAAGACGGTCGGGCGGTCTTCCACGGGTTTGGTAAAGATCTGGAGCAGGTAGCCTTCATCGTCGCGGTCGACCAGGATGCCGAGGTCGCGGAGCGCGCCCAGGTTTTCGTCGATGGATCCCACGCGTTCCTGCAGGTCGTCGTAGTAGGTGGTCGGGACGTGCAGGAACTCGACGCCGCGGTTACGGAGTTCGGTGACGGTGTGCAGGATATCGTTCGTGGCGAGCGCCACGTGCTGTGCGCCGGCGCCCTGGTAGAAATCGAGGTATTCCTCGATCTGGCTCTTCTTTTTCCCCTCCGCCGGCTCGTTGATCGGGAATTTGATCCGCTCGTTCCCATTCGACATCACCTTGGACATCAGTGCCGAATATTCGGTCGAAATGTCCTTGTCGTCGAAAGATACGAGCTGCTTGAAGCCCATCACGTGCCCGTAAAAGTCGACCATCCGGTTCATGTCCCCGAGATCGACGTTGCCGACGACGTGGTCGACGTACTCCAGTCCGATCGGGGCCGGCTTCCAGTACGGATTCTCGCGGGCCTCGAAGCCGGGCATGAACAGCCCCCGGTAGGCCTTGCGTTCCACAAATGTATGGATCGTGTCGCCATAGGCGGCGATGGACGCCGTGACGATATGACCGTGTTCATCTTCGTCCACCGTGACCTCACGCACGGGAACGGCGCCCCGGCTCACCGTGGCTTCGAACGATTTCGCGGCGTCGTCCACCCAGAGGGCGATGTCCCGTATCCCGTCGCCGTGCCGATAGATGTGGTCGGCGATGAAATTGCCGGGGCGCAGCGGCGTCGTGAGGATGAGCCGGATCTTGCCCTGCTGGAGCAGATAGCTGGCCGTGGCCCGATAGCCGGTTTCGGGGCCCCGGTAGCCGATCAACTGGAAACCGAAGGCGCTCTGGTAATAATGAGCCGCCTGTTTCGCGTTGCCGACATAATATTCGACATAGTCCGTGCCGTTGATCGGCAAAAAATCCTCTTCGACGCCGGCCGTCGGTTCGTCCAGTACGGAATGGGTAGTCATGATGCTCGGGTTCTATCCTGGCGCGTAGCACAAGCTTCGGTGTTCGGGAAGCGCTTCCAACGGGAAGGGGTATGCGTACGCGTGGTTATCAAGGGATGCAGGGGCAACAACTATTCCTCGCCGGCCGGCCTCGCCTGGGGGCGATCTGGCATCGGGCCGGTTGGTGCTTATAGTTGCTGTAGCAACTAATCGGGAGCCAGGTTTGATCCCGAAACCGCCAAAGATTGCCCGCTTGCGGGCCGGCGCGTATCATCCAGCGTTCTTTTCCTACAGCGTGAATCGTACGATGCTGGACTACGCGAATACGAAGAACTTCGGGGCGTACCTCGATCAGACCTACAAGATCATCAAACAACAGTACCAGCGTGCGTTCCGGCACGCCGGCATCGACATCACGCCCGAGCAATGGATCGTGCTGTCGAACCTGTACGAGAAAGACGGGCCCACCCAGAAAGACCTCGCCGGCCACAGCTTCAAGCACGCGGCGACGCTATCCCGCATTGTCGACCTCCTCGGCCGCCGCGGCTTGCTAGAGCGACGGCCCGACGACGCCGATAAACGAAGTTACCGGATCTATCTCACCGATGCCGGCCGCGTCCTCGTAGAGCAGGCCTTCCCGGTCGTTCTCGAACTGCGCCGGGTGGGGTGGAAGGGGAACAGCGATGCCGACTACGAGCAGCTCGTGCGCATCCTGAACACGGTTTGCGATAATTTCATGTCGGAAACCTGACCGTCGCCGGGCCCCGAATCGGATCAATCCGGTGCACCAAGAATACACCGCACACGCTATTTCGACGCCGGCCCCGAGCGTCGTGGTCTTCTCATCCTGTCGCGCATGCAACTCTGGAGTGTCTTAAAACGTCGGTATTTGTTGGATCGGGCGTGGATGAAGGTCCGCGAAGATCATGTTCGGCTCCCCAACGGGCATGAGATCGAAGAATTTCACGTGGTCGAATACCCCAACTGGGCGGCTTCGGTGTGTCTCGATACCGAAGGGCAGCTGGTGATGGTGGAGCAATATCGCCACGGGATCGGGCGTTTTAGTCTTGAGCTGCCGGCCGGCGTCATCGAGCCGGACGAGGATCCGTTCGATGGGGCGCGGCGCGAACTCGTGGAAGAGACGGGGTATACGTCGGCTGACTGGACCTTTCTCGGGCGGTGCTCGACGGATCCGAGCAACCATTCGAACTATGCCTACCTGTACCTGGCCCGCGATGCCAGCCCTTCCGCCGAGCAGGCGCTCGATCAGGAGGAGATGATCCGCGTGCACCGCATGCCCGCCGGCGACCTCCTGGAGGCGATGATGGACGGAGAAATCGTGCACGGGATCCACATGACCGCGTTGCTCTGGGCGATGCAGCGCGGGTTGCTTTGAAGCAATGGGGCGATTCGCCGCAATCAGTGACTTACCTTACCGACATGCCCCCTGGCCGCCATACATCCACGCTGACAGACGCTCGATGCCCGATGCGCGATGCAGCAAATCGCCTCGGATCGAATCCCGCGTCGGATGATCGGAGCGCGGGGGGGCCTGAGATCCGTACGTTAGGTACCCGGAATGCCGTGAAAAGGACGTTGATGCCGTTGTTAGGGTGGTTGGCATGCGGCCTCGTGGTTTTGGTCGGGATGCCAGGATGCGGGCCCGGGCACAACTATGTCATGGCCGATCTGCAGGTGGCCCGTTCGGGATGGGATTCCGTGCGGGTCACGCCGGTATTTGCCGAACGGACCCGCATGCGCGGCGACGAGCCGGTGGCCCCGGACAGCGTGGTGGTGTTTATGCTTGATGCCGCCTACGACACGCTGTACGCCGGCCCGAACGTCCCGCTCTACATCCCCGATGCCGATCTCGGCAGCGAGGAACGCATCCTGATCGATGTGTGCGGGACGGTGCAGGACTTTCTCGTGTGCGAACAGGCCTCGGTGCTGGCGTCTCCCAAACGCGTGCAGATCACGCCGGACCTCACGTACCCCCTCGAACAGGACGTGCAGCGCGGCACCTACGAACTGCCCATCGTGCTCGAGCGACAGGTCTACGACACCGAAAACTGGGAGCCGATACGCCCGAAACGCAGCCTGCGAGGCCGCCTCAAGGCCTATGTCGAAGGCCGGGAGAACGAGCCGGTGCAGGTCGCGTTCGCCCGCGAAAAGGGGAGCTTCGATCTGGGGCGCGACGCGAACTACCGCGACTTCAAGTTTGCGCTCGACTCGGAACTCCGCAATCGGCAGAGCGCCACCATCCGGTTTGACGTGTACCTGGATCTCGCCGGCATCGACGGCGCCATCGCGTCGCTCAGCCGCGCCGTGCGCGTGAAGACCAATGACGAGCGCCAGACGGAAGTCGGGCAGCTCGCCGAACGCGCCGCCGATCGCATCATTGAAATCATCGACCCGTTCGTCGACGACCGCAAGAGTGTTGCGTACGTCGACACCTGGCAGTTCAACGCGATACGCGGCATGTACACCGTGGAGATGGAGGTCAGCTGGAGCAGCACTACGTTCGTGCGCAGCGCCTACCGCATCCGCGGCACGCTCGAAGTGGCCGAGGATGGTTCGAGCGGCAGCTTCAAGCTGGCCGACGGCGATCGAAACGGCCTGCGCCGCTGGCAATCCCGGGTCAGCGGCGACCGGATCGACATCGGGGCGCTCTCCGTGGATCGCGTGCCCGTCATCGACGCCGGCTTATACGATGCCGTGGAGGGGTTGCTCATCATCGAGGCCGAGCACTTCGACGCCAACGAGCCGGCGCGGGGCCAGCTCTGGCAGAAGCGCACCGATATCGCCGGCTACCAGGGCGAAGGCGCCATGGTCGCCCTCCCGGATCACCGGCGGGTGATCGAGGCGCCCGACCGGCACGGAAGCCCGGAACTGGTGTACGGGGTGCGGTTCGATCGCGCCGGCACGTATTATGTCTGGCTGCGCGTCTGGGCGGAGGGGACCGACGACAACTCGGTGCACGTAGGGCTCGACGGCGTGGCGCAGCGCTCCGCGCTGCGGATCGAGACGCAGCGGTACGATCGCTGGCAATGGACGGGAGACGTGCGCGGCCGGCGCAGCGCGGCGATGCTGGACGTGGACCGTCCCGGTATGCACACCTTGCACCTCTGGATGCGCGAGGACGGGTTGTACGTCGACCAGATCCTGCTCACCACCGATCCCCGTTTCGAGCCCGAAGACCGGGGGTATCTCGAAAGCGGGCGCGTCGAGCCGGAAGACCAGACCGTGGAAGCCGCCGTGGTGCCGTCGTTCAACGGCCGGCGCTGATCAGGTCCCGGTATCGGTAGTGTCTGCCGGCCGACCCTGCTGCAGGAGGCGGAATCGGATCGGAAGGCGCATCTTGACGCGGACCAGCTCGCCGTTCTGCCGGCCCGGAACGAACCGGGTCCCCCGGATGGCGCTCACCGCCACGGAATCGCACGCCGGATGGAGCGCCTGGAGCACCGTGATGTGGCTCGTCGTTCCATCTTCCTCCACCACGAATTCGATCACCGTGCGGCCCTGCGCGTTGTCCTTGAGCGCTTCGGCCGGATAGTGGATATTGAGATACAGCGCCCCGATGCCGCCCTCGATCTGGGGCGATTGATCGGCGAACTCCAGGATCGGGCGCTGGGTCATGCGCTTGAGATCGACCGCGCGCGAAACGGGCTCCGGGATGATGGCTTCCGGCTCATCGCCCTTCGTATCCTCCTCCTTTTTCTCCGTCTCCTCGGCGTCCTCCGGCTCGGCGTCGAACGTCGTAATGAGTCCGCCCTCGATCTCCCGTTTCTCGATGATTTCCTCGGGAGCCGGCTGCAGCTCGATGTCATTTCGATAGGACGCCGTGCGCCACCCCTGATAGGCTTCGCCCGGCGCCCAGGGGATGCGGAAGACGAGCGTCGTCACCAGCAGCGCCAGCGTCCACCCGAGCGCCATGCGGAACGGGGCGTGGCCCATCAGCGTGGCGTCGCAGGGACGTTTGCCTTCGAGGCGGATTCGGGACACTATCTGGCGCGAAGCCGTGGGTGCGGGCATGGCCGGCATCGGGTTGGTCTATGCTGGAGACGAATCTCGGATCGAATTGTTGCCGGTAGCGAACTGTAAGGGTCGGGCCCGCGTTCAGGGCACATGGGGAGGGGGGATACGAGATACGGGATGCAAGATGCAGGATCATCGATCCAGGGCAAAATTGCCGGCAAACATCCTGCATCTTGCATCCAACATCTTGCATCCAACATCCTGCATCCTGCATCCAACATCCTGCATCTTGCATCCAACATCCCGCACCCATCGATCGCCGCGCAAACCTGCGCCATGTCACGTGCCACGAACGCATCGTGACCGCCTCCTGACCTTAAAGGCTATTTTTTGGGACATTGGGTACCATGAACGCGCTTTTCCTCGAAAAAAAGACGGACGGTATGGACGCCCGGGTGCGCCCGGTGGCCGATGACGCGTGGCCCGCCGGCGACGTGACGGTGCGCATCGCCTACTCGTCCATCAACTACAAGGATGCGCTCGCCGTCACCGGGCGCGGCAAGATCGTGCGCGGCGCGTTTCCGTTTATCCCGGGGATCGACTTCGCCGGCGAGGTGATCGGTTCGGACGATCCGCGCTACCCCGTCGGCCGCGCCGTGATCGGCACCGGCTGGGGGATCGGCGAGGAGCGGTGGGGCGGTTACAGCCAGCTCCAGCGCGTGGAGGCCTCGATGCTGGTGCCGCTGCCCGAGGCCATGACGCCCTTCGAGGCCATGGCCGCCGGCACCGCCGGCCTCACGGCCATGTTATCCGCCCTCGCGCTCGAACGACACGGCGTGGCGCCGGATGCCGGCCCCATCGTCGTGACCGGGGCAACCGGCGGGGTGGGCAGCTTTTCCGTCCGCATCCTGTCGTCCCTCGGCTACGCCGTCACGGCCTCGACGGGCAAGGCGGACGCCGGACCCTACCTGCGCGATCTCGGCGCGGCGGAGGTCATCGGAAGAGACGAGCTGGGGCAGGGGCCTCGCCGGCCGCTCGATGCCGGGCGATGGGCCGGCGCGGTCGACTCGGTCGGCGGCAACACGCTCGCCGCGATCCTCAGCCAGACGGCGCGGCACGGCTGCGTGGCCGCGTGCGGCCTCGCCGGCGCGGCGGAGTTCTCCACGACGGTGTTCCCCTTCATCCTTCGCGGCGTCACCCTGCAGGGCATCGACTCGAATACCTGCACGTACGCCGATCGCGTGGAGGCCTGGGACCGTCTCAGCGCGTTGCCCCGCAGCGAAACGTTCGAGCGCCACCTCCAAACGGTGCCGCTTTCCGGCGTGCCGGCGGCCTGCGAGGCCCTGATGCGCGGAGGCGTGACGGGGCGATTTGTCGTAGACGTAAACGGCTGAACGCATGGGCACGATCTCATTCTGGCAGCATCGCAACGCCGGCCCGGTCCAATCCACCGACGTGGCGGTCGTCGGCGGCGGCATCGTCGGGGCCTCCACCGCTTACTGGCTGGGGCAGCTTCGCCCCTCCCTGCGCGTGGCCCTCGTCGACGCCGGCGCCCTCGCCAGCGGGGCCAGCGGACGTAATGCCGGGTTTTTGCTCCAGGGTTCTGCCTCCGACTATGCCTCGGACATCGAGCGGTATGGAAACGACGTCGCCGCCTATCTCTGGCGCATCTCCGGCGAGAATCGGGCATGGGTCGAACGCGCGTTCGACGGTGAACGGTTCGATCTGGCCCGGACGGGGAGCCTGACCGTCGCCGGCACGCCCGACGAGGCGGAGCGGCTCCTGCGCTCGGCGAACCTTCTCCGCGAGCAGGGCGAGCCGGTGCAGTTTCTCGATGCCGACGCGTTGCACCGGCGCATCCAGGCAAACGGGTTTTACGGGGGGATGTACGTGCCGACCGGCGGTACGGTCGACTCGGTTCGCCTCGTGCGCGCCATCGCCGGCGCGAGCGGCGCGAACCTGCTCGAGCATCGGCGGGTGGTGCGGGCGGACTGGGATGGGAGTCGGGTGTCGCTGGAAACGCCGGGCGGACGCATCGAGGCCGGCCAGACGGTGTTCGCGCTCAACGCGTACGGCCCCGGTCTTTTTCCCTGGATGAGCGCGTATGTGCGTCCGGTCCGCGCGCAGATGCTGGCCACCGCCCCGGTGCCCGTCTGGCTGAACGAGCCCGTCTATTCGCACGAAGGATTCTACTACATCCGCCAGATGCCCGACGGCCGGCTGCTGGTGGGCGGCGCGCGCCACCTGTTCGCCGACGTCGAGGTCGGTCTCGAGGACGCCGTCACGCCGGCGCTGCAACAGGCGCTCGTAGCGTATGTCGAGGCGCATTTTCCGGTGGCGGGCGCGCTGCGGGTGGAGCGGCCCTGGAGCGGCACGATGGGGTTTTCTCCGGATCATCTGCCCGTGATCGGCGCGGTGCCGGACATGCCGGGTTCCTTCTGGGCCGGCGGGCTGACGGGGCACGGCATGGGCTACGGCTTTCGCATCGGGCGGATGCTGGCCGAACGCGTCCTCGGGCTTCCCGCCGACGCGGAAG
Encoded proteins:
- the msrB gene encoding peptide-methionine (R)-S-oxide reductase MsrB — its product is MTDKRHPSNETDLRSRLTPEQYHVTQEKGTERAFTGVYWDNKDAGMYRCVVCNEPLFDADTKYDSGSGWPSFYQPTDRKKVKEHADFSHGMHRVEVTCTSCGAHLGHVFNDGPNPTGLRYCINSAALDFEKKE
- the hppD gene encoding 4-hydroxyphenylpyruvate dioxygenase, giving the protein MTTHSVLDEPTAGVEEDFLPINGTDYVEYYVGNAKQAAHYYQSAFGFQLIGYRGPETGYRATASYLLQQGKIRLILTTPLRPGNFIADHIYRHGDGIRDIALWVDDAAKSFEATVSRGAVPVREVTVDEDEHGHIVTASIAAYGDTIHTFVERKAYRGLFMPGFEARENPYWKPAPIGLEYVDHVVGNVDLGDMNRMVDFYGHVMGFKQLVSFDDKDISTEYSALMSKVMSNGNERIKFPINEPAEGKKKSQIEEYLDFYQGAGAQHVALATNDILHTVTELRNRGVEFLHVPTTYYDDLQERVGSIDENLGALRDLGILVDRDDEGYLLQIFTKPVEDRPTVFYELIQRKGARSFGKGNFKALFEAIEREQALRGNL
- a CDS encoding MarR family transcriptional regulator; translation: MNRTMLDYANTKNFGAYLDQTYKIIKQQYQRAFRHAGIDITPEQWIVLSNLYEKDGPTQKDLAGHSFKHAATLSRIVDLLGRRGLLERRPDDADKRSYRIYLTDAGRVLVEQAFPVVLELRRVGWKGNSDADYEQLVRILNTVCDNFMSET
- a CDS encoding NUDIX hydrolase, coding for MKVREDHVRLPNGHEIEEFHVVEYPNWAASVCLDTEGQLVMVEQYRHGIGRFSLELPAGVIEPDEDPFDGARRELVEETGYTSADWTFLGRCSTDPSNHSNYAYLYLARDASPSAEQALDQEEMIRVHRMPAGDLLEAMMDGEIVHGIHMTALLWAMQRGLL
- a CDS encoding energy transducer TonB encodes the protein MPAPTASRQIVSRIRLEGKRPCDATLMGHAPFRMALGWTLALLVTTLVFRIPWAPGEAYQGWRTASYRNDIELQPAPEEIIEKREIEGGLITTFDAEPEDAEETEKKEEDTKGDEPEAIIPEPVSRAVDLKRMTQRPILEFADQSPQIEGGIGALYLNIHYPAEALKDNAQGRTVIEFVVEEDGTTSHITVLQALHPACDSVAVSAIRGTRFVPGRQNGELVRVKMRLPIRFRLLQQGRPADTTDTGT
- a CDS encoding MDR family oxidoreductase is translated as MNALFLEKKTDGMDARVRPVADDAWPAGDVTVRIAYSSINYKDALAVTGRGKIVRGAFPFIPGIDFAGEVIGSDDPRYPVGRAVIGTGWGIGEERWGGYSQLQRVEASMLVPLPEAMTPFEAMAAGTAGLTAMLSALALERHGVAPDAGPIVVTGATGGVGSFSVRILSSLGYAVTASTGKADAGPYLRDLGAAEVIGRDELGQGPRRPLDAGRWAGAVDSVGGNTLAAILSQTARHGCVAACGLAGAAEFSTTVFPFILRGVTLQGIDSNTCTYADRVEAWDRLSALPRSETFERHLQTVPLSGVPAACEALMRGGVTGRFVVDVNG
- a CDS encoding FAD-binding oxidoreductase — protein: MGTISFWQHRNAGPVQSTDVAVVGGGIVGASTAYWLGQLRPSLRVALVDAGALASGASGRNAGFLLQGSASDYASDIERYGNDVAAYLWRISGENRAWVERAFDGERFDLARTGSLTVAGTPDEAERLLRSANLLREQGEPVQFLDADALHRRIQANGFYGGMYVPTGGTVDSVRLVRAIAGASGANLLEHRRVVRADWDGSRVSLETPGGRIEAGQTVFALNAYGPGLFPWMSAYVRPVRAQMLATAPVPVWLNEPVYSHEGFYYIRQMPDGRLLVGGARHLFADVEVGLEDAVTPALQQALVAYVEAHFPVAGALRVERPWSGTMGFSPDHLPVIGAVPDMPGSFWAGGLTGHGMGYGFRIGRMLAERVLGLPADAEDRYFDARRFEGG